One Candidatus Paceibacterota bacterium genomic window carries:
- a CDS encoding Gfo/Idh/MocA family oxidoreductase codes for MKRRAFLKSVTAGLAMPCIVPRSVFGAAAKPAPNDRIAVGVIGCGGRVSALLYEAPPQLQVVALADCDLRQMSAESVFGKAVKSMPKYSQQFATWKRYQDYSEMLEKEKLDAVFVTTTTHARALACIHAVQAKKDVYAEKPLTLTIEEGQVLVKAVRKHGRVLQVGTQCRTLPLYGWVNNLVRTGGLGRIEKVIAHNFEPPVRRESKPGQPVPKELNWDMWCNQTPLVPYDPTELHPSCPLWGKWWEYDGGGLPWGMTGWGTHSLDMIQAALGTDYTGPVEVWPDKPGDALSPIFMRYADGRRLEMTLPKGHGDFWGAIYHGEKGRIEFFLNKVQSDPPELVAGHPEGTGYPALGHMHNWIDCMRTRKRPNADVEIAHRSSTLCHLANIARELGRRLRWNPDKEEFVGDAEANALKSRPRRKGYELPKIA; via the coding sequence ATGAAACGACGCGCCTTTCTTAAATCCGTCACTGCCGGGCTCGCGATGCCCTGCATTGTTCCCCGTTCGGTGTTTGGCGCGGCGGCGAAGCCCGCGCCCAACGATCGCATCGCGGTCGGGGTCATTGGCTGCGGTGGAAGAGTCAGCGCCTTGCTTTACGAGGCGCCACCCCAATTGCAGGTGGTGGCCCTGGCTGATTGCGATCTGCGGCAAATGAGCGCGGAGTCGGTTTTCGGCAAGGCGGTGAAGAGCATGCCTAAGTACTCCCAGCAGTTCGCAACCTGGAAGCGCTATCAGGATTACAGCGAGATGCTGGAAAAGGAGAAGTTGGACGCCGTGTTCGTAACTACCACGACGCATGCCCGCGCGCTCGCCTGCATCCACGCGGTCCAGGCAAAGAAGGACGTTTATGCGGAGAAGCCTCTCACGTTGACCATCGAAGAGGGGCAAGTCCTCGTCAAAGCCGTCCGCAAACACGGGCGCGTATTGCAGGTGGGCACCCAATGCCGCACCTTGCCCCTTTACGGCTGGGTCAACAACCTGGTCCGCACCGGCGGGCTCGGCAGGATTGAGAAGGTGATCGCTCACAATTTTGAGCCGCCGGTCCGGCGCGAATCAAAACCCGGCCAGCCAGTGCCAAAGGAGCTGAACTGGGACATGTGGTGCAACCAAACGCCACTGGTGCCGTACGATCCCACGGAGCTTCATCCGAGCTGCCCGCTCTGGGGCAAGTGGTGGGAGTACGACGGCGGCGGACTCCCGTGGGGCATGACCGGCTGGGGCACACATTCGCTGGACATGATCCAAGCCGCCCTCGGAACGGATTACACCGGGCCGGTTGAAGTTTGGCCGGACAAACCGGGCGATGCGCTTAGTCCCATCTTCATGCGCTACGCCGATGGGCGGCGGCTCGAAATGACCCTCCCGAAAGGACACGGCGATTTCTGGGGCGCTATTTACCACGGTGAAAAAGGAAGAATCGAGTTCTTCCTCAACAAGGTGCAAAGTGATCCGCCCGAGTTGGTTGCCGGCCACCCGGAAGGCACGGGTTATCCTGCGCTGGGCCACATGCACAACTGGATTGATTGCATGCGCACCCGCAAGCGGCCAAATGCCGATGTCGAAATAGCCCACCGGTCTTCCACGTTATGCCACCTCGCCAACATTGCGCGCGAATTGGGCCGGCGCTTGCGATGGAACCCGGACAAGGAGGAGTTCGTGGGCGACGCCGAGGCCAACGCTCTTAAGTCTCGTCCGCGCCGCAAAGGTTACGAATTGCCAAAGATAGCCTGA
- a CDS encoding sugar phosphate isomerase/epimerase has translation MNFEHIDPKVSGSRDAQAKLLKDLGYPGSMYLGGLSGMKEAFRALHSQGLEMFAAAVQPYDIFVDPGETYPASLKEAIKELKGRNALLLIQFQSKALPRSSPAGDARAVELARELAGVALEYGVRVAIYPHRNIWCERIDHAVRIARDARCRNLGVCFNLAHWLWTDPKGNLDALVKDAMPHLFLVTINGTSPEGTYENLGSGSYDVGNFLRPFIAAGYRGPIGLQCVSIPGDARDNLTRSMAAWKGLSARLAARQTK, from the coding sequence ATGAACTTCGAGCACATTGATCCGAAGGTCTCCGGTTCGCGGGATGCCCAGGCCAAACTGCTCAAGGACCTCGGCTATCCAGGCTCGATGTACCTCGGCGGGCTCAGCGGAATGAAAGAGGCCTTTCGCGCCCTGCATTCGCAGGGCCTCGAGATGTTCGCCGCCGCAGTGCAGCCGTACGATATTTTTGTGGATCCGGGCGAGACTTACCCCGCCAGTCTCAAGGAAGCCATCAAGGAATTGAAGGGTCGCAACGCGCTGCTACTGATCCAGTTTCAGAGCAAAGCTCTGCCGCGGTCTTCCCCGGCCGGGGATGCGCGCGCGGTGGAACTGGCGCGTGAACTGGCTGGCGTCGCCCTGGAATACGGGGTCCGTGTTGCCATTTACCCCCATCGAAATATCTGGTGCGAGCGGATTGACCACGCGGTTAGAATCGCACGCGACGCGCGGTGCAGGAATTTAGGAGTCTGTTTTAACCTCGCTCATTGGCTCTGGACTGATCCCAAGGGCAATCTTGATGCCCTGGTGAAAGATGCCATGCCGCACCTGTTCCTGGTCACCATCAACGGAACCTCTCCCGAGGGCACGTATGAGAACCTGGGCAGCGGTTCTTATGATGTGGGGAATTTCCTAAGACCATTCATCGCCGCGGGCTACCGCGGCCCCATAGGACTGCAATGTGTGAGCATTCCCGGCGATGCGCGCGATAATCTCACGCGGTCTATGGCTGCCTGGAAAGGACTTTCAGCGCGCCTCGCCGCGCGGCAAACAAAGTAA
- a CDS encoding sugar phosphate isomerase/epimerase family protein, with protein MERALEGIAKSGFRTIEVACISCYCDHIFPEYMSAGDMNRLGQQAESFGLKIASIAGHVDLGWPLMGKRADVAQFPQLAKDVDVAHEGFVRLRSRIDLANYLGVPIVNTGIGITSDLKEVDRFYKEFDALVGYAERLKVQIGLESHAGLTETAAATLALCNKIGRPNLGLNYDAANVRFYTGLDPVADLESCEKDLRGRIVHVHIKDHRGGKGNWDFPPLGEGEVNFKKLAQVFKRVGYTGPYSLEIQFLGPGTTDPTPEFIDQGIAASYRFMDSLGLES; from the coding sequence TTGGAACGTGCGTTGGAGGGCATCGCCAAGTCGGGCTTCCGGACGATCGAAGTAGCCTGCATTTCGTGTTACTGCGACCACATTTTCCCCGAATACATGAGTGCGGGGGACATGAATCGGCTCGGCCAGCAAGCGGAGAGCTTTGGCCTCAAAATCGCCAGCATCGCCGGTCATGTGGATCTCGGCTGGCCTCTGATGGGCAAACGGGCCGACGTGGCGCAATTCCCGCAATTGGCCAAAGACGTTGATGTTGCCCATGAAGGCTTCGTCCGGTTGCGAAGCCGCATTGATCTGGCGAACTATCTCGGCGTTCCCATCGTCAACACGGGCATCGGCATAACCTCGGATTTGAAAGAAGTGGACAGGTTCTACAAGGAGTTCGACGCCCTTGTCGGTTACGCCGAAAGACTCAAGGTGCAGATCGGGCTGGAAAGCCATGCCGGCCTGACGGAAACCGCGGCCGCAACCCTGGCCTTGTGCAACAAGATCGGCCGCCCGAATCTCGGGCTCAATTACGATGCCGCCAACGTGCGCTTCTATACCGGTTTGGATCCAGTCGCCGATCTGGAATCCTGCGAAAAGGACCTGCGTGGCCGCATTGTCCACGTTCACATAAAGGACCATCGTGGCGGCAAGGGCAACTGGGACTTCCCGCCGCTGGGCGAGGGCGAGGTCAATTTCAAGAAGCTCGCTCAGGTTTTCAAACGCGTCGGTTATACCGGTCCGTATAGCCTGGAAATTCAATTCCTCGGGCCTGGCACGACCGATCCAACGCCGGAGTTTATTGACCAAGGCATTGCCGCGTCCTATCGCTTCATGGACAGCCTGGGATTGGAGAGCTAG